A genome region from Campylobacter concisus includes the following:
- a CDS encoding M16 family metallopeptidase: MRKILLLFCLVMGLFALQNDKDMLNGELKNGLKYYIKENKFPQKTAIFYLVINSGSTDEKDGEQGLAHFLEHMAFNGSRDFSKNELIKQLESLGVKFGADLNAQTSYDQTSYVLTINVNEKNLQDTFKVFSNWIDGVKIDPKELNKERGVIMEEERQRNTPGYRLYLAQTKDIFKGSIYLKRVPIGDMNVIKSVDAKHMQEFYERLYQPRFMSFVAVGDFDKNEIKSLIEKSFSQAKNTNSYIHPEKNISFKSGLNIFNYDSNETGMELVRLSYFDKFSPVLNEADAKRNLEDALIASLINMLYEQKNANNSSNLSTDFIAQTLQAKQKIYSFETNVLGGDFNASLKDMLGVIKGIKEFGFNKEDFEDVKKAFVANVDAKFKRSKTKKSSAYAGQILNMIENGGFVLSDEDDKELSLKLLNEITLADVNARFRQILAISDERVRIFSKDGYKLSKDEFLKLFAKAPAYNTSLSASNNDKSLGNENLEPKEISSRSFDEKNGIYTYKMQNGSQVIFKPLATKKDSVLFAAVSKGGTSNLADPKLGSFAVALTNESGVGKFNNYELSKILNGKIVSYQKNIEGLTQGFYGSSSTSDLSSLLAVINLEFNAPKADANVLERIKQRAKDELSKEQNLPEYKFSTEFSKFFYENNKRVAPLEMSDIDALKLNELKEIIKDKFTNAASYTFVIIGDTDEERLLPLVKKYIATLPKLGEAEEFKDDGVRSIKGQHTFKREYQSTKRSDVGINIINSDAKYSFEGAIKLRALSEILKTALREKIREDKGQTYGFSLNAKLSRYSFEHSDMLISFTCDPANTDKIIAEIKQIIASIKRSGAILPKHLEDFKAQSEISIKKDYEKPEFWQKLIISNKIFNTPLYTADEYIGAVKAITNDDVKEAAKLYLDEENMVISINNPK, from the coding sequence ATGAGAAAAATTTTGTTGCTTTTTTGCCTAGTAATGGGTCTTTTTGCGCTTCAAAACGATAAAGATATGTTAAATGGAGAGCTAAAAAATGGGTTAAAATACTATATCAAAGAGAATAAATTTCCACAAAAAACAGCTATTTTTTATCTTGTTATAAATTCTGGTTCAACTGATGAAAAAGATGGCGAGCAAGGTCTTGCTCACTTTTTGGAGCACATGGCATTTAATGGCAGCCGCGACTTTAGCAAAAATGAGCTCATTAAACAGCTTGAGAGCCTTGGTGTGAAATTTGGAGCCGATCTAAACGCGCAGACGAGCTACGATCAGACGAGCTATGTCTTAACGATTAATGTAAATGAGAAAAATTTACAAGATACGTTTAAGGTCTTTTCGAATTGGATAGATGGCGTTAAAATCGATCCTAAGGAGCTTAATAAGGAGCGTGGCGTCATAATGGAAGAAGAGCGCCAGAGAAATACGCCAGGATATAGGCTTTATTTGGCTCAAACAAAGGATATTTTTAAGGGCAGTATCTATCTAAAAAGAGTGCCAATAGGCGACATGAACGTCATCAAAAGCGTAGATGCTAAGCATATGCAAGAATTTTACGAGAGGCTTTATCAGCCAAGATTTATGAGCTTTGTAGCCGTTGGCGACTTTGATAAAAATGAGATAAAAAGCTTAATCGAAAAAAGCTTTAGCCAAGCAAAAAATACAAATTCTTACATTCATCCAGAAAAAAATATCAGCTTTAAAAGTGGTTTAAATATTTTTAACTATGACTCGAATGAAACTGGAATGGAGCTAGTTAGACTTAGCTATTTTGATAAATTTAGCCCAGTTTTAAATGAGGCTGACGCAAAGAGAAATCTAGAAGATGCACTTATCGCAAGCCTAATAAATATGCTTTATGAGCAAAAAAATGCAAATAATTCATCAAATTTAAGCACTGATTTTATAGCTCAAACACTTCAAGCAAAGCAGAAAATTTATAGTTTTGAAACAAATGTACTTGGAGGCGATTTTAACGCAAGTCTTAAAGATATGCTTGGCGTTATAAAAGGCATTAAAGAGTTTGGCTTTAATAAAGAAGATTTCGAAGATGTAAAAAAGGCGTTTGTGGCAAACGTAGATGCAAAATTTAAACGCTCAAAGACTAAAAAATCAAGCGCTTACGCTGGACAAATTTTAAATATGATAGAAAATGGTGGCTTTGTGTTAAGCGACGAAGACGACAAAGAGCTTAGTTTAAAGCTATTAAACGAGATTACATTAGCTGACGTGAATGCTAGATTTAGACAAATTTTGGCCATTTCTGATGAGCGTGTAAGAATTTTTAGCAAAGATGGTTATAAGCTTAGCAAAGATGAGTTTTTAAAGCTTTTTGCCAAGGCACCTGCTTATAACACAAGCCTATCTGCTAGCAACAACGATAAGAGCCTAGGCAATGAAAATTTAGAGCCAAAAGAGATAAGCTCAAGAAGCTTTGATGAAAAAAATGGAATTTATACCTATAAAATGCAAAATGGCTCGCAAGTTATCTTTAAGCCACTAGCTACTAAAAAAGATAGCGTTTTGTTTGCAGCCGTCAGCAAAGGAGGCACATCAAATTTGGCTGATCCAAAGCTTGGCAGCTTTGCAGTGGCACTCACAAATGAAAGCGGTGTTGGTAAATTTAATAACTATGAGTTATCAAAAATTTTAAATGGCAAGATCGTAAGCTATCAAAAGAATATTGAGGGTCTTACGCAAGGATTTTATGGCTCATCAAGCACAAGCGATCTTAGCTCGCTGCTAGCTGTTATAAATTTAGAATTTAACGCTCCAAAAGCCGATGCAAACGTGCTTGAGAGGATAAAGCAAAGAGCAAAAGATGAGCTAAGCAAAGAGCAAAATTTGCCTGAATATAAATTTAGCACCGAATTTAGCAAGTTTTTTTATGAAAACAATAAACGTGTCGCGCCGCTTGAGATGTCTGATATCGATGCGTTAAAGCTAAATGAGTTAAAAGAGATCATCAAAGATAAATTTACAAACGCAGCCTCATATACTTTTGTAATCATCGGCGATACCGACGAAGAGAGGCTTTTGCCGCTTGTTAAAAAGTATATCGCCACTCTGCCAAAGCTTGGTGAAGCTGAAGAGTTTAAAGATGATGGCGTGCGAAGTATCAAGGGTCAGCACACCTTTAAAAGGGAGTATCAAAGCACAAAAAGAAGCGATGTTGGCATAAATATCATAAATTCTGACGCTAAATATAGCTTTGAAGGAGCGATTAAACTAAGGGCATTAAGTGAAATTTTAAAAACGGCGCTTCGAGAAAAGATCAGAGAAGATAAGGGGCAAACATACGGCTTTAGCCTAAATGCCAAGCTCTCACGCTATTCTTTTGAGCATTCAGATATGCTAATTAGCTTTACTTGCGATCCTGCAAACACGGACAAGATTATCGCTGAGATAAAGCAGATAATAGCTAGTATAAAGCGTAGTGGCGCGATCTTGCCAAAGCATTTGGAGGATTTTAAAGCACAGAGTGAAATTTCTATAAAAAAAGATTACGAAAAGCCTGAGTTTTGGCAAAAGCTCATCATCTCAAATAAAATTTTTAACACGCCACTTTATACGGCTGATGAGTACATAGGTGCGGTAAAAGCCATCACAAATGACGATGTCAAAGAGGCAGCTAAACTATATCTTGATGAGGAAAATATGGTGATAAGTATAAATAATCCAAAGTAG
- a CDS encoding putative quinol monooxygenase, translating into MIGFYVNVKLKAGCEAKFEEILKEIVPASRKDKGCISYECGAVVGGENEYCFMEIWEDLASQKEHMKSAHMVKNAAALEACKESQEVKIVNFVSVKE; encoded by the coding sequence ATGATTGGATTTTATGTAAATGTAAAGTTAAAAGCTGGATGTGAAGCGAAATTTGAAGAAATTTTAAAAGAGATAGTGCCAGCTTCAAGAAAAGATAAAGGCTGCATAAGCTACGAGTGCGGCGCAGTTGTGGGCGGTGAAAACGAATACTGTTTTATGGAGATCTGGGAAGATCTTGCAAGCCAAAAAGAGCATATGAAAAGCGCTCATATGGTGAAAAATGCAGCTGCGCTGGAGGCTTGCAAAGAGAGCCAAGAGGTGAAAATAGTAAATTTTGTAAGCGTAAAGGAATAA
- a CDS encoding molybdopterin-dependent oxidoreductase, whose product MKRRDFLRLSALGAVSLQANELGSAEQALFDKKSGLSANKFGAFYVRTIAGRVVETVPFEGDAYPNELNNAVIDYIQNESRVKYPFVRKSFLANPNNPKPELRGKEEFVRVSWDEAIKLSAKILKENFDKYGAEAIYGQVYQWGSLGKVGHSQKTAKRLLNVLGGYVNELGGYSYGAATVIMPHVTGFVDPVLVPTKWEAILKNAKTIVFWGTNPVVSNKIAIGVPLHNSYKYYDEIRKKGESGEMKIYSVDVYHNDSAKYFNSKYLEVVPCTDTAMMIGMCNYLYEKGLYSKEFIEKYTVGFDKFKEYMLGTKDGFNKNLAWASKICGVSEQDLAKFSEDLAKNDSVIISGYAIQRQDHGEMAYWVLVTLNAMLGHIGKEGCGFVTNDGMHKNADESYIAPKLAAFETKVPQKFIDSGLVPKTKGYEMPNSRLIDALLSPGKEITRNGKSYKLPKIRVMFNANGSTFTRHPDANRAIKAMRNVNAIITCEPFWTSTAKFSDIVLPAALEYERTDIEMANSTSEYLFAMKPLVKPFGESKSDFEIARLIAKEWGREEAFSEGKSEPVLINPKTAEARGIKMGDMVKIYNDRGEILCGAFVTEDVPQNVVIVSEGAWYDPELLGEKSLCLHGNLNVLTKDVPSSKMSQSNTAHTSLVDVEKFKGVPKRVRAFDAPKIGVMHA is encoded by the coding sequence ATGAAAAGACGAGACTTTTTAAGATTAAGCGCATTAGGCGCGGTTAGCCTTCAAGCAAACGAGCTTGGCAGCGCAGAGCAAGCGTTATTTGACAAGAAAAGCGGACTAAGTGCAAATAAATTTGGCGCATTTTATGTAAGAACTATCGCAGGGCGCGTGGTTGAGACCGTGCCATTTGAGGGCGATGCTTATCCAAACGAGCTAAATAACGCAGTCATTGACTACATCCAAAACGAGAGCAGAGTAAAATATCCATTTGTTAGAAAGAGCTTTTTAGCCAATCCAAACAACCCAAAGCCAGAGCTTCGTGGTAAAGAGGAATTTGTACGTGTGAGCTGGGACGAGGCTATAAAGCTAAGTGCAAAAATTTTAAAAGAAAATTTTGATAAATACGGTGCTGAAGCGATCTACGGACAGGTTTATCAGTGGGGTAGCCTCGGCAAAGTAGGCCACAGCCAAAAGACTGCAAAAAGGCTACTTAACGTGCTTGGTGGCTACGTAAATGAGCTAGGTGGCTACTCATACGGCGCAGCGACTGTCATCATGCCTCACGTCACTGGCTTCGTCGATCCTGTGCTAGTGCCAACAAAGTGGGAGGCGATCTTAAAAAACGCTAAAACGATCGTGTTTTGGGGCACAAACCCAGTCGTTTCAAATAAAATCGCCATTGGCGTGCCGCTTCATAACTCATATAAATACTATGACGAGATCAGAAAAAAAGGTGAGAGCGGTGAGATGAAAATTTATAGTGTTGACGTTTATCACAACGATAGCGCAAAATACTTCAACTCAAAATACCTTGAAGTCGTTCCTTGCACCGATACAGCGATGATGATAGGTATGTGTAACTACCTTTATGAAAAAGGGCTTTACAGCAAAGAATTTATAGAAAAGTACACCGTTGGCTTTGATAAATTTAAAGAGTACATGCTTGGCACAAAAGACGGATTCAATAAAAACCTAGCTTGGGCAAGCAAAATTTGTGGCGTTAGCGAGCAAGATCTTGCTAAATTTAGCGAAGATCTAGCTAAAAATGACTCAGTGATAATTAGTGGCTACGCCATTCAAAGACAAGATCACGGTGAGATGGCGTACTGGGTGCTTGTGACACTAAATGCGATGCTTGGACACATCGGTAAAGAGGGTTGTGGCTTTGTCACAAATGACGGTATGCACAAAAACGCTGATGAGAGCTATATAGCGCCTAAACTAGCGGCTTTTGAGACGAAGGTGCCACAAAAATTTATTGATAGCGGGCTGGTGCCAAAGACAAAGGGCTACGAAATGCCAAACTCAAGGCTCATAGACGCGCTTCTAAGCCCAGGCAAGGAGATAACAAGAAACGGTAAGAGCTATAAACTGCCAAAGATTAGAGTGATGTTTAATGCAAATGGCTCGACTTTCACAAGGCATCCTGACGCAAATAGAGCGATAAAAGCTATGCGAAATGTCAATGCTATCATCACTTGCGAGCCATTTTGGACAAGTACAGCTAAATTTAGCGACATCGTCCTGCCAGCTGCACTTGAATATGAGAGAACGGACATCGAGATGGCAAATTCAACTAGCGAGTATCTATTTGCGATGAAGCCACTTGTTAAGCCATTTGGTGAGAGTAAGAGTGACTTCGAGATCGCAAGGCTGATCGCCAAAGAGTGGGGCAGGGAAGAGGCATTTAGCGAGGGTAAAAGCGAGCCAGTGCTTATAAACCCAAAAACAGCCGAGGCTAGAGGGATAAAAATGGGCGACATGGTGAAAATTTACAACGACAGGGGTGAAATTTTGTGCGGTGCCTTTGTGACCGAGGATGTGCCACAAAACGTCGTCATCGTGAGCGAGGGCGCTTGGTACGACCCAGAGTTGCTAGGCGAGAAGAGCCTTTGCTTGCACGGAAATTTAAACGTGCTCACAAAAGACGTGCCATCAAGCAAGATGAGCCAGAGCAACACCGCTCACACAAGCCTTGTGGATGTCGAGAAATTTAAAGGCGTGCCAAAGCGTGTCAGGGCATTTGACGCACCAAAGATCGGTGTAATGCACGCATAA
- a CDS encoding dynamin family protein: MFNEFINAYKARYFKVFTNDFKGELARFVNDLNDPSLHISEQIKESLNLLIDTLNEPPLIAVIGQFSSGKSTFLNALLGQDILPSGLTPVTAKAVRLKFAKMPLLSVKFINGNESLLASSDLAELNKLGEQVSGMTLYAPSEILKEINFIDTPGLNSLRDADTKETKNTLKKVSGAIWLSLANNAAKASELESIKEILKANDLKAICLINQKDKLSEEELESLLKHARQTYGELFEDIIAISSKQALLSITNNDKDLLEASNFNEALKAIKECFLDKSFKENFIKVRAKKIVKLLTNEQEKHLEIYDNAQLILDEFSGSLDERLEAIKEEFKPKIALSYSQMSEVIKLAADEVFKLLKPFSKTKFNASKTLLNKEIYKRENFEVISLDSDEVFSKLIYEDVVFNKFFKRYKKDLKELENAITSAFNELYKNLEDKFLIYKSRYENYASFDDQALAYETKSINTYAGRTYENFLREYETAKFKATQKVSLFFEKLDIKLASNYENALKLAVYFIKQKIEKTLESHLQINTPLYIPSAKDVYERMLDAFSLYEFEALMCSNSSFLNKILLDIKSDFNEIYTLKIAMLDGLKARVKEQISKIEELCENSLLLR, translated from the coding sequence ATGTTTAATGAGTTTATAAATGCCTACAAAGCGAGATATTTTAAGGTCTTTACAAATGATTTTAAGGGCGAGCTAGCTAGGTTTGTAAATGATCTAAACGATCCTAGCTTGCATATAAGCGAACAAATAAAAGAGAGCTTAAATTTACTAATAGATACTCTAAATGAGCCACCACTGATAGCTGTTATCGGTCAATTTTCAAGTGGAAAATCAACATTTTTAAACGCACTGCTTGGTCAAGATATCTTGCCATCAGGACTAACTCCAGTCACCGCAAAGGCTGTGAGACTAAAATTTGCAAAGATGCCACTTCTAAGCGTGAAATTTATAAATGGTAACGAGAGCCTACTAGCAAGTAGCGATCTAGCCGAGCTAAATAAGCTAGGCGAGCAAGTTTCTGGTATGACGCTTTATGCGCCAAGTGAGATTTTAAAAGAGATAAATTTCATCGACACTCCTGGCCTAAACTCGCTAAGAGATGCTGACACAAAAGAGACAAAAAATACGCTAAAAAAGGTTAGTGGCGCTATATGGCTAAGCCTTGCAAACAACGCCGCAAAGGCAAGTGAGCTTGAAAGTATCAAAGAAATTTTAAAAGCCAATGATCTAAAAGCGATCTGCCTAATCAACCAAAAAGACAAACTAAGTGAGGAGGAGCTTGAAAGTTTGCTAAAGCACGCTAGGCAAACTTATGGCGAGCTTTTTGAGGATATCATCGCTATCTCATCAAAGCAAGCTCTTCTTAGCATTACAAATAATGACAAAGACCTACTTGAAGCTTCAAATTTTAATGAAGCTCTAAAGGCTATTAAAGAGTGCTTTTTAGACAAGAGCTTTAAAGAAAATTTCATAAAAGTAAGGGCAAAAAAGATCGTAAAACTCCTAACCAACGAGCAAGAAAAACATCTAGAAATTTATGATAATGCGCAGTTGATTTTAGATGAATTTAGTGGCTCATTAGATGAGAGGCTGGAGGCGATAAAAGAGGAGTTTAAGCCAAAGATCGCTTTAAGTTATAGTCAAATGAGTGAAGTTATAAAACTTGCCGCCGATGAAGTATTTAAGCTACTTAAGCCATTTTCAAAGACAAAATTTAACGCTTCAAAGACGCTTTTAAACAAAGAAATTTATAAGCGTGAAAATTTTGAGGTAATAAGTCTTGATAGCGACGAAGTCTTTTCAAAACTTATCTACGAAGATGTGGTTTTTAATAAATTTTTTAAACGCTACAAAAAAGATCTAAAAGAGCTAGAAAATGCAATAACCTCAGCATTTAATGAGCTTTATAAAAATTTAGAGGATAAATTTTTAATATACAAATCTCGCTATGAAAATTACGCTAGCTTTGATGATCAAGCCTTGGCTTACGAAACAAAATCCATAAATACCTATGCCGGACGGACATATGAAAATTTTTTAAGAGAGTATGAAACGGCTAAATTTAAGGCCACACAAAAGGTCTCTTTGTTTTTTGAAAAGCTTGATATAAAGCTAGCCTCAAACTATGAAAACGCGCTCAAACTCGCGGTTTATTTTATAAAACAAAAGATAGAAAAGACGCTAGAATCGCATCTGCAGATAAATACACCACTTTATATTCCAAGTGCAAAAGACGTCTATGAGCGTATGCTTGATGCATTTAGTCTTTATGAGTTTGAAGCTTTAATGTGCTCAAATAGCTCGTTTTTAAATAAAATTTTGCTTGATATAAAGAGCGATTTTAATGAAATTTATACTTTAAAAATAGCAATGCTTGATGGCTTAAAAGCAAGAGTTAAAGAGCAAATTTCAAAGATCGAAGAGCTTTGTGAAAATTCATTGCTATTAAGATAA
- a CDS encoding dynamin family protein, with protein sequence MDEFLNHAWHLNKIYANTDASVPFYPDLLALLLSCDEKNLDEFMALAEFRNILKKLGVGLDIFSIQSAQLATLKALNDAKISSDELVTRLQKLCDEKIISHEKFDFLIKFISKNSNQNKAEISNAKPKDHFHKSLDFLNEINEKASMLDEDKEFLLALKNAKKRSNETLFNIAVSGVINSGKSTLLNALLNKSVLGASNVPETINLTILKHASNSHAKVNFYSPDELEKLGLSSKNLPASSVEISLDEIKNYTSSSSKTANLVKSVELYDDLELLRDNVCIIDTPGIDDAIVLREQITTNFMKECDLLAHLMNASQSATQKDALFLKKCLGNSHIVRVAIVLTHADELNPKDINETLNYVKKAIGEQINDIKIDYFALSAKAYLDGTLNSGVPEFKEYLYDVLFGKDSKKSALILSSYQKELQNILKTKLEATKAEILELKAFTLELESLQNEQANIKNSLNENFTKLERLLESELKKLDDKNAKDIYKMGLEALLQNLNEKIKSEIAYCKNKRENLNLKRLTQIAKTTLCDGVAALMREARNETLVQIKSCEQNIALSFDGFKVSENKIFSINDFLKQMGVELDFGELLDELEAKILSKNEPDEALLSLRQNLLNNKSISQFCETLAEHEKKLLKERVKAYEMSQKETLNQRLLVLNEKLNELNLQNQSSISKLKQKTSLQDEIYSLLEDIKNV encoded by the coding sequence ATGGACGAGTTTTTAAATCACGCTTGGCATTTAAATAAAATTTACGCCAATACCGATGCGAGCGTGCCTTTTTACCCAGATCTACTGGCGCTTCTTTTATCTTGTGATGAGAAAAATTTAGATGAGTTTATGGCTCTTGCCGAGTTTAGAAATATCTTAAAAAAGCTAGGCGTTGGACTTGATATCTTTAGCATACAAAGTGCCCAGCTAGCTACGCTAAAAGCACTAAATGATGCAAAAATTTCAAGTGATGAACTCGTAACCCGCTTACAAAAGCTATGTGATGAAAAGATAATTAGCCATGAAAAATTTGATTTTTTAATAAAATTTATAAGCAAAAACTCAAATCAAAATAAAGCTGAAATTTCTAATGCAAAACCAAAAGATCACTTTCACAAGAGTTTGGATTTTCTAAATGAGATAAATGAAAAAGCAAGCATGCTTGATGAAGATAAAGAATTTTTACTAGCTTTAAAAAATGCCAAGAAAAGATCAAATGAAACGCTTTTTAACATCGCAGTAAGTGGCGTCATAAACTCTGGCAAATCAACCCTTTTAAATGCACTTTTAAATAAATCCGTCCTTGGCGCTTCAAATGTGCCTGAGACCATAAATTTAACCATCTTAAAGCACGCATCAAATAGCCATGCAAAGGTAAATTTTTATAGCCCAGATGAGCTAGAAAAGCTTGGACTTTCAAGCAAAAATCTACCAGCTAGTAGCGTAGAGATCAGCCTAGATGAGATCAAAAACTATACATCTTCAAGCTCAAAAACAGCAAATCTCGTAAAAAGCGTTGAGCTTTATGATGACTTGGAGCTTTTAAGAGATAATGTCTGCATTATAGACACTCCGGGCATAGATGATGCGATCGTTTTAAGAGAGCAAATAACTACAAATTTTATGAAAGAGTGCGACCTTTTGGCTCATCTCATGAATGCCTCACAAAGTGCAACGCAAAAAGACGCACTATTTTTGAAAAAATGCCTTGGAAACTCGCACATCGTAAGAGTTGCTATCGTGCTAACTCACGCTGACGAGTTAAATCCAAAGGATATTAATGAAACGCTTAACTACGTAAAAAAGGCGATTGGCGAGCAGATAAATGATATTAAGATAGATTATTTTGCCCTTAGCGCGAAAGCTTATCTTGATGGCACTTTAAATAGTGGCGTGCCGGAGTTTAAAGAGTATCTTTACGATGTGCTTTTTGGCAAAGACTCTAAAAAATCAGCTCTAATTTTAAGCTCATATCAAAAAGAATTACAAAATATTTTAAAAACAAAACTCGAAGCCACAAAGGCTGAAATTTTGGAGCTTAAAGCCTTTACTTTAGAGCTAGAATCTTTGCAAAACGAGCAAGCAAATATCAAAAATTCTCTTAATGAAAATTTCACAAAACTTGAAAGGCTTTTAGAAAGCGAGCTAAAAAAACTCGATGATAAAAATGCAAAAGATATCTATAAAATGGGGCTTGAAGCACTACTACAAAATCTAAACGAAAAGATTAAGAGTGAGATCGCTTACTGCAAAAATAAAAGAGAAAATTTAAATCTAAAGCGTCTTACACAAATAGCAAAAACTACACTTTGTGACGGAGTTGCGGCACTTATGAGAGAGGCCAGAAATGAAACTTTAGTTCAGATAAAGTCGTGCGAGCAAAATATCGCTTTAAGCTTTGATGGCTTTAAGGTGAGTGAAAATAAAATTTTTAGTATAAATGACTTTTTAAAGCAAATGGGCGTGGAGCTTGATTTTGGTGAGCTTTTAGATGAACTTGAAGCTAAAATTTTAAGTAAAAATGAGCCAGATGAGGCACTTTTAAGTTTAAGACAAAATTTACTTAACAATAAAAGCATATCGCAGTTTTGTGAGACGTTGGCAGAACACGAAAAAAAGCTACTAAAAGAGCGAGTAAAGGCTTATGAGATGAGCCAAAAAGAGACTCTAAATCAAAGACTTTTAGTCCTTAATGAAAAACTTAATGAGCTAAATTTACAAAATCAAAGCTCAATTTCAAAGCTTAAACAAAAGACCTCCTTGCAAGATGAAATTTACTCACTTTTAGAGGATATTAAAAATGTTTAA
- the tsaD gene encoding tRNA (adenosine(37)-N6)-threonylcarbamoyltransferase complex transferase subunit TsaD, which translates to MILGIESSCDDSSVALIDERTLEKIYYKKISQEEEHAIFGGVVPELAARLHTKALPALLEDILPNFKEIKAIAATNKPGLSVSLIGGVSMAKALSVALNIPLIAVNHLVGHIYSLFLDREATFPLGVLLVSGGHTMILEVSENGEITELASTSDDSFGESFDKVAKMLDLGYPGGAVVQQNALLCEDKERFKFTIPLLHDKRLEYSFSGLKNQVRVEISKLENITKKDITDICYAFENTACEHILNKLEKIFCLRNFKRFGVVGGASANLNLRKRLEMLCQKNECELLLAPLEFCSDNALMIARAGREKYLKGEFVSHSELNINPRVSFKKLELN; encoded by the coding sequence ATGATACTTGGCATCGAAAGTAGCTGCGATGATAGCTCGGTTGCACTCATAGATGAACGCACTTTAGAGAAAATTTATTATAAAAAAATTTCTCAAGAGGAGGAGCACGCTATCTTTGGTGGCGTGGTTCCTGAGCTTGCAGCTAGGCTTCATACAAAGGCACTGCCAGCACTTTTAGAGGATATCTTGCCAAATTTTAAAGAAATAAAAGCGATCGCTGCAACAAATAAGCCAGGGTTAAGTGTGAGCCTAATAGGCGGTGTCAGCATGGCAAAAGCATTAAGCGTGGCTCTAAATATCCCACTAATCGCTGTAAATCACCTAGTTGGTCACATCTACTCACTATTTTTAGATCGTGAAGCCACCTTTCCACTTGGCGTCCTGTTAGTTAGTGGCGGGCATACGATGATCTTAGAAGTAAGCGAAAATGGTGAAATCACTGAGCTTGCAAGCACTAGCGATGATAGCTTTGGTGAGAGTTTTGACAAGGTTGCCAAAATGCTTGATCTTGGCTATCCAGGCGGTGCCGTAGTTCAGCAAAATGCACTTTTATGTGAGGATAAAGAGAGGTTTAAATTTACCATTCCACTTCTTCACGACAAGCGCCTTGAGTATAGTTTTTCAGGGCTTAAAAACCAAGTCAGAGTTGAAATTTCTAAGCTAGAAAATATCACTAAAAAAGATATCACTGACATCTGCTATGCCTTTGAAAATACTGCCTGTGAGCACATTTTAAACAAGCTTGAAAAGATCTTTTGTTTAAGAAATTTTAAGCGTTTTGGCGTAGTTGGCGGTGCAAGTGCAAATCTAAATTTACGAAAAAGGCTTGAGATGCTTTGTCAAAAAAACGAGTGCGAGCTTTTGCTAGCTCCACTTGAGTTTTGCTCTGATAACGCCTTAATGATAGCAAGAGCGGGACGTGAGAAGTACCTAAAAGGCGAGTTTGTAAGCCATAGCGAGCTAAATATAAATCCAAGAGTTAGCTTTAAAAAGCTTGAGTTAAATTAA